The proteins below are encoded in one region of Opisthocomus hoazin isolate bOpiHoa1 chromosome 26, bOpiHoa1.hap1, whole genome shotgun sequence:
- the LOC104326219 gene encoding LOW QUALITY PROTEIN: feather keratin Cos1-1/Cos1-3/Cos2-1 (The sequence of the model RefSeq protein was modified relative to this genomic sequence to represent the inferred CDS: deleted 2 bases in 1 codon), protein MSFSENYYFHRGFLALGQCRTSIKAIAGLHSLIRFVPLLLLWKQVHLQPYEMSCYNQCVPCQPCQPCGPTPLANSCNEPCFRQCQSSTVVIEPSPVVVTLPGPILSSFPQNTVVGSSTSAAVGSILSSEGVPISSGGFDLSCITSRYCGRTCLPC, encoded by the exons ATGAGCttctcagaaaattattacttccacAGAGGATTC CTGGCCCTGGGGCAGTGCAGGACCAGTATAAAAGCCATTGCAGGTCTTCACTCTCTCATCCGCTTCGTTCCCCTCCTTCTCCTTTGGAAGCAA GTTCACCTCCAGCCCTACGAGATGTCCTGCTACAACCAGTGCGTGCCCTGccagccatgccagccctgcggcccaaccccgctggccaacagctgcaatgagccctgtttcagacagtgccagagctccaccgtcgtcatcgagccctcccccgtggtggtgaccctgcccggacccatcctcagctccttcccgcagaacaccgttgtgggatcctccacctccgctgctgttggcagcatcctcagctccgagggagtgcccatctcctccggaggctttgatctctcctgcattaccagccgctactgtggcagAACATGCCTCCCCTGCTAA
- the LOC142364404 gene encoding feather keratin 1-like, whose protein sequence is MSCYNPCLPCQPCGPTPLANSCNEPCVRQCQDSTVVIQPSPVVVTLPGPILNSFPQNTAVGSSTSAAVGSILNSQGVPISSGGFGLSGFGSRYCGTRCLPC, encoded by the coding sequence atgtcctgctacaacccatgcctgccatgccagccctgcggcccgaccccgctggccaacagctgcaatgagccctgtgtcaggcagtgccaggactccaccgtcgtcatccagccctcccccgtggtggtgaccctgcccggccccatcctcaactccttcccacagaacaccgccgtgggatcctccacctccgctgccgttggcagcatcctcaactctcagggagtgcccatctcctccgggggCTTTGGCCTCTCCGGCTTCGGCAGCCGCTACTGTGGGACGAGGTGCctcccctgctaa